A genomic window from Bacteroidales bacterium includes:
- the hypF gene encoding carbamoyltransferase HypF translates to MILRDILNVILNKILIVFENKDISLLLHIKGLVQGVGFRPFVYRIATGLDLKGWVENRNDGVFIKIEGSEEKTKSFLQLLKAEAPHASIISDIKITQSEFENFQRFEIVRSHNISEEITDISPDIAVCNDCLKDFKNQQHRINYPFINCTNCGPRFTIIRDLPYDRDKTTMSKFIMCEICKKEYTDVLDRRFHAQPVACNNCGPKYELFCEDNVILEFNLILKKTAELIDKGKIVVIKGLGGFHIACDALNGDVVKRLRTLKQRDRKPFAVMFSDLKSAKEYTEMSEEEENSLTSWRRPIVILKEKKEKKIPVEVSNDLGTIGAMLPYMPFHYLLFEKLKTKVIVLTSGNISDTPIIIDNENAKKKLSEIYDALLCYDRDIYNRTDDSVVFVANGKERIIRRSRGYVPNAINLNFSVDGIIAAGGELKNTFCIGKKNQAILSQHIGDLKNVETFEFYKQTIEQFKKLFRINPKLYAADLHPDYLSTKYVKEIDDIEKIFIQHHHAHIASCMAEHNLDEKVIGVSFDGTGYGDDGNIWGSEFFICDYKEYKRMNHFEYIQMPGGDKVADEPWRMAVSYLYKYYEKDFLKFDLPFLLQIPKNNIELLITAIDRKINCPLTSGAGRLFDAVSALINLCTVSNFEAEAPMRLEAIIEANCNETYSYEINNTISFKKTFWEIINDINKNIPASIISAKFHNTVIHVILEVAENMREEYKINKIVLSGGVFQNRYLLTKVEKELLENKFEVYSHSKVPSNDGGIALGQLSIAAKKTD, encoded by the coding sequence TTGATATTAAGAGATATACTTAATGTAATTTTAAATAAAATACTTATTGTGTTTGAAAACAAGGACATATCATTATTATTACATATAAAAGGACTGGTTCAGGGAGTGGGCTTTAGGCCTTTTGTATATAGAATAGCCACCGGTCTTGATTTAAAAGGTTGGGTTGAGAATAGGAACGATGGTGTTTTTATAAAAATTGAAGGCAGTGAAGAAAAAACAAAAAGTTTTCTGCAATTATTAAAAGCCGAAGCACCGCATGCATCAATAATTTCAGATATTAAAATTACTCAATCGGAATTTGAAAATTTTCAAAGATTCGAAATAGTCAGAAGTCATAATATTTCGGAAGAAATAACGGATATTAGTCCTGATATTGCTGTTTGTAATGATTGCCTTAAAGATTTTAAAAATCAGCAGCATAGAATAAATTATCCATTCATAAATTGTACTAATTGTGGTCCGCGTTTTACTATTATTCGGGATTTGCCTTATGACAGAGATAAAACCACAATGAGCAAATTTATAATGTGTGAAATTTGTAAAAAGGAATATACTGATGTTTTAGACCGTCGGTTTCATGCACAACCTGTTGCATGTAATAATTGCGGCCCAAAATATGAGTTGTTTTGTGAAGACAATGTTATTTTAGAGTTTAATTTGATTTTGAAAAAAACTGCTGAGTTGATTGATAAAGGAAAAATAGTTGTAATAAAAGGTCTTGGCGGATTTCATATTGCTTGTGATGCATTGAATGGTGATGTTGTTAAAAGATTAAGAACATTAAAGCAACGCGACAGAAAGCCGTTTGCTGTTATGTTTTCCGATTTAAAATCAGCAAAAGAATATACCGAGATGAGTGAGGAAGAAGAAAATTCTCTTACATCATGGCGAAGACCAATAGTTATTTTAAAAGAAAAAAAAGAAAAAAAAATTCCTGTAGAAGTCAGCAATGATTTGGGAACAATAGGAGCAATGTTGCCATATATGCCTTTTCATTATTTATTGTTTGAAAAATTAAAAACAAAAGTAATTGTATTGACAAGCGGAAATATTTCGGATACGCCAATAATAATTGACAATGAAAATGCAAAAAAAAAATTATCGGAAATTTATGACGCATTACTTTGTTACGACAGGGATATTTATAACAGAACTGATGATTCGGTTGTTTTTGTTGCAAACGGAAAAGAAAGAATAATAAGGCGTTCGCGCGGATATGTTCCGAATGCAATTAATCTGAATTTTAGTGTTGACGGAATAATTGCAGCAGGCGGCGAACTGAAAAATACATTTTGCATTGGAAAAAAAAATCAGGCAATATTAAGTCAACATATCGGCGATTTGAAAAATGTTGAGACATTTGAATTTTATAAACAAACCATTGAACAGTTTAAGAAGCTTTTCAGGATTAATCCGAAATTATATGCAGCCGATTTGCATCCCGATTATTTGTCAACAAAATATGTAAAAGAAATTGATGACATTGAAAAAATATTTATTCAGCATCATCATGCACATATTGCTTCGTGCATGGCAGAACATAATCTTGATGAAAAAGTAATTGGCGTTAGCTTTGATGGCACGGGTTATGGCGATGATGGAAACATCTGGGGAAGCGAATTTTTTATTTGTGATTACAAAGAATATAAAAGAATGAATCATTTCGAATATATTCAGATGCCAGGCGGTGATAAGGTTGCAGATGAACCATGGAGAATGGCGGTTTCGTATTTGTATAAATATTATGAAAAAGATTTTCTGAAATTTGATTTGCCTTTTTTGTTACAAATTCCAAAAAATAACATTGAGCTTTTAATTACAGCAATTGACAGAAAAATAAATTGTCCTCTGACTTCCGGTGCAGGGAGATTATTTGATGCGGTTTCTGCTTTAATTAATTTGTGCACCGTTTCAAATTTTGAAGCTGAAGCACCAATGCGTCTTGAGGCAATAATTGAGGCGAATTGCAATGAAACATATTCTTATGAAATAAATAATACAATTTCTTTTAAAAAAACTTTTTGGGAAATAATAAATGACATAAATAAGAATATTCCTGCTTCAATTATTTCGGCGAAATTTCATAATACAGTAATTCATGTTATTTTGGAAGTAGCCGAAAATATGAGAGAAGAATATAAAATAAATAAAATTGTTTTATCGGGTGGAGTTTTTCAAAACAGGTATTTATTGACAAAGGTTGAAAAGGAATTGTTGGAAAATAAATTTGAAGTTTATTCTCACAGCAAAGTCCCTTCAAATGATGGTGGGATTGCTTTGGGGCAACTATCGATAGCAGCAAAAAAAACGGATTGA
- a CDS encoding ATP-binding protein, whose translation MLITRKIEPELKSIAKVYPVITITGPRQSGKTTLVKKIFGEKKYVSIEDPDNRELAKSDPVGFLNRFPDGAIFDEIQRVPDILSYIQGIVDKKKKKNMYVLTGSNQFQLLDGINQSLAGRTALLKLLPFDISETLNFHKNFSVEDYIYSGFYPAVHSEKIEPVKAYRNYYETYIERDVRQLINIKDLMLFRKFIRLCAGRTGQIFNASQLATETGTSVNTIKSWISILEASYVIYLLPPWFDNISKRLIKSPKLYFIDVGLASYLLGIENKQHIINHPLRGNLFENLVLMELVKQRLNDGFEPNFYFFRDKHGNEVDIIFGNAKDLIAIEIKSSETYHSSFLKGIKYFEKYYKKNMKNGFVIYSGKNEQSIENINLVNFLKTQSVLEK comes from the coding sequence ATGTTAATTACCAGAAAAATAGAACCGGAATTAAAATCAATTGCCAAAGTTTATCCTGTTATTACAATTACGGGACCGAGGCAATCGGGAAAAACTACTTTGGTGAAAAAGATATTTGGCGAAAAAAAATATGTCAGCATTGAAGACCCAGACAATAGAGAATTAGCTAAAAGCGATCCCGTGGGATTTTTAAACCGCTTTCCTGATGGAGCAATATTCGATGAAATACAAAGGGTACCCGATATTTTATCATATATTCAAGGAATAGTTGATAAAAAGAAGAAAAAAAACATGTATGTATTGACAGGAAGCAATCAATTTCAATTACTCGATGGCATTAATCAATCTCTTGCAGGCAGAACAGCATTATTAAAACTTTTACCTTTTGATATTTCAGAAACTCTTAATTTTCATAAAAATTTTTCAGTAGAAGATTATATTTATTCGGGATTTTATCCTGCCGTACATTCTGAAAAAATAGAACCGGTAAAAGCATACAGAAATTATTATGAAACATACATAGAAAGAGATGTAAGGCAATTGATAAATATTAAAGATTTGATGCTTTTCAGAAAATTCATCCGATTGTGTGCAGGCAGGACAGGGCAGATTTTTAATGCGAGCCAATTGGCAACAGAAACCGGCACTTCTGTTAACACAATTAAGTCATGGATTTCAATTCTTGAAGCTTCTTATGTTATTTATTTGTTGCCACCATGGTTTGATAATATTTCCAAGAGATTAATAAAATCACCAAAGTTATATTTTATTGATGTTGGTTTAGCTTCGTATTTACTCGGCATTGAAAACAAGCAGCATATTATAAATCATCCTTTGAGGGGGAATTTATTTGAAAATTTAGTTCTGATGGAATTAGTAAAGCAAAGATTAAATGATGGATTTGAACCTAATTTTTATTTTTTCAGAGATAAACACGGTAATGAAGTTGATATTATTTTTGGCAATGCAAAAGATTTAATTGCAATTGAAATAAAGTCATCCGAAACATATCACAGTAGTTTTTTGAAAGGAATAAAATATTTCGAAAAGTATTATAAAAAAAACATGAAGAATGGATTTGTTATTTATTCCGGTAAAAATGAACAATCAATAGAAAACATAAATCTTGTGAATTTTTTAAAAACGCAAAGTGTTTTAGAAAAATAA
- a CDS encoding HypC/HybG/HupF family hydrogenase formation chaperone, with product MCLSIPAQIQSIEGDMAKVSIGGTIVNASLQLLDEPKVGEFVLLHSGFAISKLSKEEAAETIKLLRELGEIDNE from the coding sequence ATGTGTTTAAGCATTCCTGCTCAGATTCAAAGTATTGAAGGCGATATGGCGAAAGTCAGCATAGGTGGAACAATTGTTAATGCAAGTTTACAATTGCTCGATGAACCTAAAGTGGGTGAATTTGTTTTACTTCATTCCGGCTTTGCAATTTCAAAACTCAGCAAGGAAGAAGCTGCCGAAACGATAAAATTATTGAGAGAACTGGGGGAAATTGACAATGAATAA
- the hypD gene encoding hydrogenase formation protein HypD, whose product MKYIDEYRDNTLVYNLVRRIKKISKKEISLMEVCGGHTMSIQKFGIPSLLPENIRLISGPGCPVCVTSKKFIDKAIAYSSMKDVVITTFGDLIRVPGSKSSLEKEKANGANIQIVYSPLQALQIAKDNRNKKIIFLGIGFETTSPTSAAAIAKGYDEKINNFFLLSSHKIMPPAMSALIDEGVKLNGYICPGHVSTITGSAIYEPIAKNYNLGCVISGFEPTDILQTILMLVKQFENNEAKVEIQYKRAVKPEGNVKAKQLLDEVFELRDDWWRGLGIITNSGNTLKKKYEAFNIEKVIPVDVTEPEEPKGSVCGEILKGLKTPKECKLFGTVCTPSEPIGACMVSGEGACQAYFKYNK is encoded by the coding sequence ATGAAATACATTGACGAATACCGCGATAATACTTTAGTTTATAATCTTGTCAGAAGAATAAAAAAGATTTCTAAAAAAGAAATTTCCCTGATGGAAGTTTGTGGTGGTCACACGATGTCAATTCAGAAATTTGGCATTCCTTCATTGTTGCCGGAAAATATCAGATTGATTTCAGGTCCGGGTTGTCCGGTATGTGTTACAAGCAAAAAATTTATTGATAAAGCAATCGCATATTCCTCAATGAAGGATGTTGTAATCACTACATTTGGCGACTTAATCCGCGTTCCGGGTTCAAAATCATCACTTGAAAAAGAAAAAGCAAATGGTGCAAATATTCAGATTGTTTATTCGCCGCTTCAGGCATTACAGATTGCTAAAGATAATAGAAATAAAAAAATAATTTTTCTCGGCATAGGTTTTGAAACTACTTCTCCCACGAGTGCTGCTGCAATTGCAAAAGGTTATGATGAAAAAATAAATAATTTTTTCCTTTTAAGTTCGCACAAAATAATGCCTCCTGCAATGTCGGCATTGATTGATGAAGGTGTAAAACTAAACGGATACATTTGTCCCGGTCATGTTAGTACAATTACCGGAAGTGCCATTTACGAACCTATTGCTAAAAACTATAATCTTGGTTGTGTGATTTCGGGGTTTGAACCGACAGATATTTTGCAGACAATTCTGATGCTGGTTAAGCAATTTGAAAACAACGAAGCAAAAGTAGAAATACAATACAAAAGAGCTGTTAAACCTGAAGGAAATGTCAAAGCGAAGCAATTGCTGGATGAGGTTTTTGAGTTACGTGACGATTGGTGGCGCGGATTGGGAATTATAACAAACAGCGGAAATACTTTAAAAAAGAAATATGAAGCATTTAATATCGAAAAGGTGATTCCTGTTGATGTTACCGAACCCGAAGAACCCAAAGGAAGTGTTTGCGGTGAAATTTTAAAAGGATTAAAAACCCCTAAAGAATGTAAATTATTTGGAACTGTATGTACTCCATCAGAACCAATTGGCGCTTGCATGGTTTCTGGAGAAGGAGCATGTCAGGCGTATTTTAAGTACAATAAATAA
- the hypE gene encoding hydrogenase expression/formation protein HypE, producing MNNEKILLNHGSGGKLTHELISGLFVKYFDNDILRKQTDSAIINVDSNLLAYTTDSYVVEPIFFPGGDIGKLAVCGTVNDLSVSGAKPLYISCGFIIEEGFLFSELERIVKSMAGEAEKAGVIIVTGDTKVVDKGKCDKIFINTSGIGILDEKRKNISYGSEIKVGDKIIVNGNIGEHGAAILCARNSLEYSSDVKSDCASLNKLISEALQVSDKIKFMRDATRGGLATVLCELAEKNKFGVELDESQISVRESVRGLCEIFGYDPLYMANEGKVVMVVGKEDAEKVLKKIKQNELGENAAIIGEITGTNNKLVVMKTGIGGKRIIDMLAGEQLPRIC from the coding sequence ATGAATAATGAAAAGATTTTATTAAACCATGGTAGTGGAGGAAAACTCACACACGAATTAATTTCGGGATTGTTTGTTAAATATTTCGATAATGATATTTTGAGGAAGCAAACCGATTCTGCTATAATTAATGTTGACAGTAATTTGCTTGCATATACAACCGATTCGTATGTTGTTGAGCCGATTTTTTTCCCGGGTGGTGATATAGGGAAGCTCGCTGTTTGTGGCACTGTTAATGATTTATCGGTTTCGGGTGCAAAGCCACTTTATATTTCTTGCGGATTTATTATTGAAGAAGGTTTTTTATTTTCAGAACTCGAAAGAATTGTAAAATCAATGGCTGGTGAAGCAGAGAAAGCAGGAGTAATAATTGTTACAGGCGACACAAAAGTTGTTGATAAAGGTAAATGCGACAAGATTTTCATTAATACATCTGGCATTGGAATTCTTGATGAAAAAAGAAAAAACATAAGTTATGGTTCAGAGATTAAAGTTGGTGATAAAATTATTGTAAATGGAAACATTGGTGAACACGGGGCTGCAATATTGTGTGCAAGGAATTCATTGGAATATTCTTCTGATGTGAAATCTGATTGTGCTTCGTTGAATAAATTGATTTCAGAGGCACTTCAGGTATCAGACAAAATAAAATTCATGCGAGATGCAACAAGAGGCGGCTTAGCAACCGTTTTGTGCGAACTTGCTGAAAAAAATAAATTCGGAGTTGAACTTGACGAATCACAAATTTCTGTTCGGGAAAGTGTGAGGGGGTTGTGCGAAATATTCGGGTATGACCCGCTATATATGGCAAATGAAGGAAAGGTTGTTATGGTTGTTGGAAAAGAAGATGCAGAAAAAGTTTTAAAAAAAATAAAACAAAATGAACTTGGTGAAAATGCAGCAATAATTGGAGAAATAACCGGAACAAACAATAAACTTGTTGTCATGAAAACAGGAATAGGGGGGAAGAGAATTATTGATATGCTTGCAGGAGAACAGCTACCGAGAATATGCTGA
- the hypA gene encoding hydrogenase maturation nickel metallochaperone HypA, with protein sequence MHELSIAQNIIEIVEENARKLKLKIISEVEIDVGTISGVVPENLEFAMDVSVKDTILENAKIKLNIIKAKAKCLKCSNEFEIEEIYSFCPKCNSFEFEIIQGKELKVKSIKVD encoded by the coding sequence ATGCACGAATTATCAATTGCACAAAATATTATTGAAATTGTTGAAGAAAATGCACGGAAATTAAAATTAAAAATAATTTCTGAAGTTGAAATTGATGTTGGAACGATTTCGGGTGTTGTTCCCGAAAATCTTGAGTTTGCAATGGATGTTTCTGTAAAAGATACAATACTTGAGAATGCAAAAATCAAATTAAATATTATCAAAGCAAAAGCAAAATGTCTGAAATGTTCGAACGAGTTTGAAATTGAAGAAATATATTCATTCTGCCCCAAATGTAACAGTTTTGAATTTGAGATTATACAGGGTAAAGAATTAAAAGTAAAATCAATAAAAGTTGATTAG
- the hypB gene encoding hydrogenase nickel incorporation protein HypB codes for MCDTCGCGQPDDHIKIRKPGEEHEHRHEHSHEHSHDFEHEHEHEHDKKKHKHKHEHNYEHSHEHKSHEHSHKYEHDEHTYEHAQSKEIKIEQDIMQKNNLLAERNRGYFEAKNIFTLNLVSSPGSGKTSLLEKTIKDLKKKLFFFVIEGDQQTMNDAKRIEATGAAVVQINTGNGCHLDADMINKAVKKLDVKENSVLVIENVGNLVCPALFDLGESKRVVIISVTEGEDKPLKYPNMFTTSDICIINKTDLLPHVDFNVKKVKEYALRINNKLDFFEVSAKTGNGMDEWYEWLLKFGGKR; via the coding sequence ATGTGTGATACTTGCGGATGCGGTCAGCCCGATGACCATATAAAAATAAGAAAGCCCGGAGAAGAGCATGAACACAGGCATGAACATTCTCACGAGCATAGTCATGACTTTGAGCATGAGCACGAACATGAACATGATAAAAAAAAACATAAACACAAACACGAGCATAATTATGAGCATTCACACGAACATAAATCTCATGAGCACTCACACAAGTACGAGCATGATGAGCACACTTACGAACACGCTCAGTCAAAAGAAATAAAAATCGAACAGGATATAATGCAAAAAAACAATTTGCTTGCAGAAAGAAATCGCGGGTATTTTGAAGCAAAAAATATTTTTACATTAAATCTTGTAAGTTCACCTGGTTCAGGTAAAACATCTCTTCTCGAAAAAACAATAAAAGATTTAAAAAAAAAATTATTTTTTTTTGTAATAGAAGGCGACCAGCAAACAATGAACGATGCAAAAAGAATTGAAGCAACAGGTGCTGCGGTAGTTCAAATAAATACGGGAAATGGCTGTCATCTTGATGCTGATATGATTAATAAAGCTGTTAAAAAACTTGATGTTAAAGAAAATTCTGTTTTGGTAATTGAAAATGTCGGAAATCTTGTTTGTCCTGCATTATTTGATTTAGGTGAATCGAAAAGAGTTGTGATAATAAGTGTAACGGAAGGTGAAGATAAACCACTCAAATATCCTAATATGTTCACAACTTCAGATATTTGCATTATCAATAAAACCGACCTTTTGCCTCATGTTGATTTTAATGTGAAAAAAGTAAAAGAATACGCATTGAGGATTAATAACAAACTTGATTTTTTTGAAGTATCAGCAAAAACAGGTAATGGAATGGATGAATGGTATGAATGGCTTTTGAAATTTGGAGGTAAGAGGTAG